A single region of the Lycium barbarum isolate Lr01 chromosome 2, ASM1917538v2, whole genome shotgun sequence genome encodes:
- the LOC132628128 gene encoding thaumatin-like protein 1 isoform X1: MSSRLFSSIILIIFIFFSINKGICGATLNLINRCDYNVWPGILSNAGTDKLDSTGFMLAPGDSRVFQAPQQWSGRIWGRTGCNFDPNIGQGNCATGDCGSNQMECNGAGATPPATLAEFTIFSGTKQDFYDVSLVDGYNLPMAIQAVGGSGSCDTTGCVKDLNRMCPNELRVGDGQACKSACEAFGTPEYCCSGAYGSPSTCKPSTYSAMFKNACPKSYSYAYDDATSTFTCTGADYTITFCPSLTSQKSSRDSSNGGSRQGFSIGNGGSDSGSSPPEDSFPFGSSWLPDFMTGDSSRTTFSYFDSTMAFFVFYFLHFLLTFS, from the exons ATGTCCTCAAGATTATTTTCTTCCATCATTCTTATCATCTTCATTTTTTTCTCCATCAACAAAG GCATTTGTGGTGCTACTTTAAATTTAATAAACAGATGCGACTACAACGTATGGCCTGGAATATTATCCAATGCAGGTACTGACAAATTGGATAGTACCGGGTTCATGCTTGCTCCGGGTGATTCACGGGTATTCCAAGCTCCACAACAATGGTCTGGTCGGATCTGGGGTCGAACCGGTTGTAATTTCGACCCCAACATCGGTCAAGGAAATTGTGCCACCGGCGATTGTGGATCGAACCAAATGGAATGTAATGGGGCCGGAGCAACTCCCCCAGCCACCCTTGCAGAATTCACTATTTTCTCAG GGACAAAGCAAGATTTCTACGACGTCAGCTTAGTTGACGGATACAATTTGCCAATGGCGATCCAGGCAGTTGGCGGGTCGGGTTCATGCGATACTACGGGTTGTGTGAAGGATTTGAACCGAATGTGCCCGAATGAATTACGGGTCGGGGATGGGCAAGCATGCAAGAGTGCATGTGAAGCATTTGGTACACCTGAATACTGTTGCAGTGGCGCGTACGGTTCACCTTCCACTTGTAAGCCGTCGACGTATTCAGCAATGTTCAAAAACGCGTGTCCAAAATCGTATAGCTACGCGTACGATGATGCTACGAGTACTTTTACGTGTACAGGAGCTGATTATACGATTACATTCTGCCCTTCATTAACAAG TCAGAAATCTTCAAGAGATTCTTCGAATGGAGGGTCCAGACAAGGGTTTTCTATCGGAAATGGCGGGTCTGATTCGGGTTCTAGTCCGCCGGAGGATTCATTTCCCTTTGGCAGTTCATGGCTACCGGACTTTATGACGGGGGACTCATCACGAACAACATTTTCTTATTTTGACTCAACAATggcattttttgttttttattttcttcactttttATTAACATTTTCATAG
- the LOC132628128 gene encoding thaumatin-like protein 1 isoform X2 produces the protein MSSRLFSSIILIIFIFFSINKGICGATLNLINRCDYNVWPGILSNAGTDKLDSTGFMLAPGDSRVFQAPQQWSGRIWGRTGCNFDPNIGQGNCATGDCGSNQMECNGAGATPPATLAEFTIFSGTKQDFYDVSLVDGYNLPMAIQAVGGSGSCDTTGCVKDLNRMCPNELRVGDGQACKSACEAFGTPEYCCSGAYGSPSTCKPSTYSAMFKNACPKSYSYAYDDATSTFTCTGADYTITFCPSLTR, from the exons ATGTCCTCAAGATTATTTTCTTCCATCATTCTTATCATCTTCATTTTTTTCTCCATCAACAAAG GCATTTGTGGTGCTACTTTAAATTTAATAAACAGATGCGACTACAACGTATGGCCTGGAATATTATCCAATGCAGGTACTGACAAATTGGATAGTACCGGGTTCATGCTTGCTCCGGGTGATTCACGGGTATTCCAAGCTCCACAACAATGGTCTGGTCGGATCTGGGGTCGAACCGGTTGTAATTTCGACCCCAACATCGGTCAAGGAAATTGTGCCACCGGCGATTGTGGATCGAACCAAATGGAATGTAATGGGGCCGGAGCAACTCCCCCAGCCACCCTTGCAGAATTCACTATTTTCTCAG GGACAAAGCAAGATTTCTACGACGTCAGCTTAGTTGACGGATACAATTTGCCAATGGCGATCCAGGCAGTTGGCGGGTCGGGTTCATGCGATACTACGGGTTGTGTGAAGGATTTGAACCGAATGTGCCCGAATGAATTACGGGTCGGGGATGGGCAAGCATGCAAGAGTGCATGTGAAGCATTTGGTACACCTGAATACTGTTGCAGTGGCGCGTACGGTTCACCTTCCACTTGTAAGCCGTCGACGTATTCAGCAATGTTCAAAAACGCGTGTCCAAAATCGTATAGCTACGCGTACGATGATGCTACGAGTACTTTTACGTGTACAGGAGCTGATTATACGATTACATTCTGCCCTTCATTAACAAGGTAA
- the LOC132628130 gene encoding endoplasmin homolog, which produces MRKWTIPFVLFLLCLIFLVPDQGRKIHANAEADSDAPVDPPKVEEKIGAVPNGLSTDSDVVKREAESMSRKTLRASAEKFEFQAEVSRLMDILINSLYSNKDIFLRELISNASDALDKIRFLALTDKEVLGEGDNTNLEIQITLDKEKKILSIRDRGVGMTKEDLRKNLGTIAKSGTSAFVEKMQTSGDLNLIGQFGVGFYSVYLVADYVEVISKHNDDKQYVWESKADGAFAISEDTWNEPLGRGTEIRLHLRDEAGEYLDEFKLKELVKKYSEFINFPIKLWASKEVEKEVPADEDESVDEEETSESTSSEEEGEEEDAEKAEDEKKPKTKTVKETTYEWELLNDVKAIWLRNPKEVTDEEYTKFYHSLAKDFSDDKPMAWSHFTAEGDVEFKAVLFIPPKAPHDLYESYYNTKQSNLKLYVRRVFISDEFNELLPKYLNFLMGLVDSDTLPLNVSREMLQQHSSLKTIKKKLIRKALDMIRKLAEEDPDESNDKEKRDVEESSDDNEKKGQYAKFWNEFGKSIKLGIIEDATNRNRLAKLLRFETTKSDGKLTSLDQYISRMKSNQKDIFYITGASKEQLEKSPFLERLNKKDYEVIFFTDPVDEYLMQYLMDYEDKKFQNVSKEGLKLKDSKTKELKESFKPLTKWWKSALASDNVEDVKISNRLADTPCVVVTSKYGWSAYMEKIMHSQTLSDASKQAYMRGKRVLEINPRHPIIKGLRERVVSDPEDENVKLTAKLIYQTALMESGFELSDPKDFASHIYSSVKSSLNISPDATVEEEEEEAEEPEIETKAEESASEDSEAKDEL; this is translated from the exons ATGAGGAAGTGGACGATTCCGTTCGTCTTGTTTTTATTATGCCTGATTTTTCTTGTTCCAGATCAAG GTCGAAAGATACACGCAAATGCAGAAGCTGATTCTGATGCACCAGTAGACCCACCAAAGGTTGAGGAAAAGATTGGTGCTGTTCCAAATGGTTTATCCACCGATTCGGATGTCGTTAAAAG GGAAGCTGAGTCTATGTCAAGGAAAACTCTCCGAGCTAGTGCGGAGAAGTTTGAGTTCCAGGCTGAGGTCTCTCGGCTTATGGACATCCTTATCAACTCCCTTTACAGTAACAAGGACATCTTCTTGAGGGAGCTGATTTCCAATGCTTCTGAT GCACTGGATAAGATCAGGTTCCTTGCACTTACTGACAAGGAGGTTCTTGGTGAAGGTGATAATACTAATCTTGAGATTCAG ATTACACTggataaagaaaagaaaattctTTCCATTCGTGACAGAGGTGTTGGAATGACTAAGGAGGATCTAAGAAAGAATTTGGGAACAATAGCTAAATCTGGAACTTCAG CGTTTGTCGAGAAGATGCAGACAAGTGGTGACCTTAACCTGATTGGGCAATTTGGTGTTGGGTTTTACTCTGTGTATCTTGTGGCTGACTATGTTGAAGTCATTAGCAAGCACAACGACGATAAACA ATATGTTTGGGAATCAAAGGCTGATGGGGCATTTGCCATTTCTGAGGATACATGGAATGAACCTCTTGGTCGTGGAACTGAAATTAGACTGCATCTAAGAGATGAAGCAGGGGAATATTTAGATGAGTTCAAACTAAAG GAATTGgtgaagaaatattctgaattcATCAACTTCCCTATAAAACTATGGGCAAGCAAAGAGGTTGAGAAGGAAGTTCCTGCTGATGAGGACGAATCAGTTGATGAAGAGGAAACAT CTGAAAGCACTTCTTCAGAGGAAGAGGGAGAAGAAGAAGATGCAGAGAAGGCTGAAGATGAGAAAAAGCCTAAAACTAAGACAGTGAAGGAAACCACATATGAGTGGGAGCTTTTAAATGATGTTAAAGCTATATGGCTTAGGAACCCAAAAGAAGTGACAGATGAAGAGTATACAAAGTTCTATCACTCTCTGGCAAAG GACTTCAGTGACGATAAACCCATGGCTTGGAGTCACTTCACTGCTGAAGGTGATGTAGAGTTCAAGGCTGTTCTATTTATCCCTCCTAAGGCCCCTCATGATTTATATGAGAGCTACTACAACACAAAACAATCCAACTTGAAGTTATATGTCAGACGAGTCTTCATCTCAGATGAATTTAATGAATTGTTGCCCAAGTACTTGAATTTCCTAATG GGTCTTGTTGATTCTGACACCTTACCCCTCAATGTCTCAAGAGAAATGCTTCAGCAGCACAGCAGTTTGAAGACAATTAAGAAAAAACTCATCCGTAAGGCCCTTGACATGATTCGCAAACTTGCTGAAGAGGATCCAGATGAATCTAATGACAAGGAGAAGAGAG ATGTTGAAGAGTCCAGTGATGACAATGAGAAGAAAGGTCAATATGCCAAATTCTGGAACGAATTTGGAAAGTCGATCAAGCTTGGTATTATAGAGGATGCAACTAACAGAAACCGCTTGGCTAAACTTCTCCGATTTGAGAC CaccaaatcagatggtaaattAACTTCACTAGACCAATACATCTCAAGAATGAAATCAAATCAAAAGGATATCTTCTACATCACTGGAGCCAGCAAAGAGCAGTTGGAGAAATCTCCCTTCCTTGAGAGGCTTAATAAGAAAGACTATGAG GTCATATTTTTCACGGATCCTGTAGATGAATACCTCATGCAATATCTTATGGACTACGAGGACAAAAAGTTCCAGAATGTGTCTAAAGAGGGATTAAAGCTTAAGGATTCGAAGACCAAAGAGCTCAAGGAGTCATTCAAGCCGCTCACTAAATGGTGGAAGAGTGCGCTCGCTAGTGACAATGTTGAAGATGTCAAAATTAGCAACCGTTTGGCTGACACCCCTTGTGTAGTGGTGACATCAAAATACGGTTGGAGTGCATATATGGAGAAAATTATGCATTCACAAACACTGTCAGATGCAAGCAAGCAGGCATACATGCGTGGTAAAAGGGTGCTGGAAATCAATCCTAGGCACCCAATTATCAAGGGGCTCCGGGAGAGAGTAGTAAGTGACCCAGAG GATGAGAATGTGAAGCTTACAGCAAAACTTATATACCAAACAGCTTTAATGGAGAGTGGCTTCGAACTCAGTGATCCTAAGGATTTTGCCTCCCATATCTACAGCTCAGTTAAGAGCAGTCTAAACATTAGCCCGGATGCTAcagttgaggaagaagaagaagaagctgaaGAACCTGAGATTGAAACCAAGGCAGAAGAGTCTGCATCCGAAGATTCTGAAGCCAAGGATGAGCTTTAG
- the LOC132628131 gene encoding DEAD-box ATP-dependent RNA helicase 28 produces MATDFCFEQPSDEEVEYDENDNEDEEEAQQLSEEDDADPKPKTNKKSQSPWDFSAYSESVADEHSRRSTTSVDFKISKARQQLSAPIAKPIEEDSDSDDEEPHRQEEYRPDDGDDDVDTNVAEKKPFFASSEGVSFHANSFLELHISRPLLRACEALGYSKPTPIQAACIPLALTGRDICGSAITGSGKTAAFALPTLERLLYRPKNRPAIRVLILTPTRELAVQVHSMIGKLAQFMPDIRCCLVVGGLSTKVQEAALRSMPDIVVATPGRMIDHLRNSMSVDLDDLAVLILDEADRLLELGFSAEIRELVRLCPKRRQTMLFSATMTEEVDQLIKLSLNKPLRLSADPSAKRPAKLTEEVVRIRRMREGNHEAVLLALCTKTFTSKVIVFSGTKHAAHRLKIIFGLLGFKAAELHGNLTQAQRLDALELFRRQEVDFLIATDVAARGLDIIGVQTVINFACPRDLTSYVHRVGRTARAGREGYAVTFVTDNDRSLLKAIVKRAGSRLKSRIVAEQSIVKWAQVIEQLEDQVAAIMQEEREEMALRKAEMEANKAENMIAHRDEIYSRPKRTWFVTEKEKKLDQKAAKESAAAKENGSESKVMSANQAEDLKMKEKRKREREKNMPRKKRRRLEASREQLEDEDDLDEGKEKTKKDKSGISLVDVAYRRAKAVKAVNKAVDAGKIVRKAGKKPKPKSRISESRTEEMQDLFQNDMSEKKQRKPLHAGGKKKSSFKSKSRYKRR; encoded by the exons ATGGCTACAGATTTTTGTTTCGAACAACCTAGCGATGAAGAAGTTGAATACGATGAAAACGAcaatgaagatgaagaagaagcacAACAGCTATCTGAAGAAGATGATGCCGACCCTAAACCTAAAACTAATAAAAAGTCGCAATCTCCATGGGACTTTTCTGCTTACTCTGAATCAGTTGCAGATGAACATAGCCGACGTAGCACTACTTCAGTTGATTTTAAGATATCAAAAGCTCGTCAACAACTGTCTGCACCTATAGCTAAACCTATCGAGGAAGATTCTGATTCCGATGATGAAGAACCACACCGCCAA GAAGAATACAGACcggatgatggtgatgatgatgtgGATACGAATGTTGCTGAAAAAAAGCCATTTTTTGCCTCATCAGAAGGAGTTTCATTTCATGCCAATTCGTTTCTGGAGCTCCATATCTCAAGGCCGTTGCTTCGGGCTTGTGAAGCATTGGGTTACAGTAAGCCCACACCAATTCAG GCTGCTTGCATTCCACTGGCCTTAACTGGCCGAGATATATGCGGTAGTGCTATAACAGGATCCGGAAAG ACTGCTGCCTTTGCCTTACCTACACTGGAGAGACTGTTGTACCGTCCAAAAAATAGGCCTGCAATTAGGGTTCTTATTCTTACTCCAACTAGAGAGTTGGCTGTTCA GGTTCATAGTATGATAGGTAAACTTGCCCAATTTATGCCAGATATCCGATGTTGTCTGGTTGTTGGTGGTCTGTCAACCAAG GTGCAAGAGGCAGCCTTGAGATCAATGCCTGATATTGTCGTGGCCACTCCAGGACGTATGATAGATCATCTACGGAACTCCATGTCAGTTGATTTGGATGATCTTGCAGTATTGATTCTTGATGAGGCAGATCGTCTACTGGAGCTGGGTTTCAGTGCTGAAATTCGTGAGCTG GTTAGATTGTGTCCGAAGCGGAGACAGACCATGTTGTTTTCTGCGACAATGACTGAGGAAGTTGATCAGCTCATCAAGCTCTCTCTGAATAAACCTTTGCGCCTATCAGCTGATCCATCTGCGAAACGGCCTGCAAAATTGACTGAAGA GGTAGTTAGAATACGGCGCATGCGTGAAGGAAATCACGAAGCGGTTCTTCTTGCATTGTGCACCAAGACCTTCACTTCCAAAGTGATTGTTTTCAG TGGTACAAAACATGCAGCACATCGGTTGAAAATTATATTTGGTTTACTTGGGTTCAAAGCAGCTGAACTACATGGAAATCTTACGCAAGCCCAGCGTCTAGAT GCTTTGGAACTTTTCAGAAGACAGGAAGTGGATTTTTTGATTGCAACCGATGTTGCAGCTCGT GGACTTGACATTATTGGTGTTCAAACCGTTATAAATTTCGCGTGCCCGCGTGATCTTACTAG TTACGTTCATCGAGTGGGCCGGACAGCTAGAGCTGGTAGAGAAGGGTATGCCGTTACATTTGTCACAGATAATGATAGGTCTCTTCTAAAAGCCATT GTTAAACGAGCTGGTTCAAGGCTAAAGAGTCGAATTGTAGCGGAGCAATCAATAGTTAAGTGGGCCCAAGTGATTGAACAGCTGGAGGATCAAGTGGCTGCAATTATGCAAGAAGAGAG GGAAGAGATGGCACTAAGAAAAGCTGAAATGGAAGCTAATAAG GCAGAGAATATGATTGCCCACAGGGATGAGATTTATTCACGCCCTAAACGAACATGGTTTGTCACAGAAAAGGAGAAAAAGCTTGATCAAAAGGCAGCAAAG GAATCAGCAGCAGCCAAAGAAAATGGTTCTGAGAGCAAGGTAATGAGTGCTAATCAAGCGGAAGACCTGAAGATGAAGGAAAAGAGGAAGCGAGAACGAGAG AAAAACATGCCAAGGAAGAAAAGGAGGAGGTTGGAGGCTTCCCGGGAGCAATTAGAAGATGAAGATGACTTAGATGAA GGCaaagagaaaacaaagaaagaTAAATCTGGAATTTCCCTCGTTGATGTTGCGTATCGTCGTGCGAAGGCAGTCAAGGCTGTGAACAAGGCAGTTGATGCTGGCAAGATTGTTAGAAAGGCAggaaaaaaaccgaaaccgaaaagcAGAATATCTGAATCAAGAACAGAAGAAATGCAGGATCTTTTTCAAAATGATATGAGTGagaaaaaacaaaggaaaccaCTTCATGCGGGTGGAAAGAAGAAGTCCTCATTCAAGAGCAAGTCACG GTACAAGCGAAGGTAA
- the LOC132629160 gene encoding F-box protein At5g49610-like produces MVGFFCQAREFDKEYSEVRFFFSSRKSSEVIDGSLDESVNFLGRRMYIVASSNGFLLIVVDLENQRAYYVCNPVTRQHLTVPVTRASSISRAAVGFLCKVDDPEKDVIYFTIVRYALPWSDEPLIMSMVKIESFSSETNAWTTINLKLDVPLRMWYVNRIQSKPVGVIDGVFCWIDHSETIFYYDSVNRCFWDLELPLEMMIGGDTWFLGISDGALYYALCDKAEITVWCLESNIRSRDAVWVQEICCEFNRCTPKLLSWFRSFWL; encoded by the coding sequence ATGGTGGGTTTCTTTTGTCAAGCTAGAGAGTTTGATAAAGAATACTCGGAAGTTCGTTTTTTCTTCTCATCGAGGAAATCATCAGAAGTGATTGATGGTAGTCTAGATGAATCGGTCAATTTTCTTGGCAGGAGAATGTACATTGTTGCGTCCTCTAATGGTTTTCTTCTTATCGTTGTGGATTTAGAAAACCAGAGGGCTTATTATGTTTGTAATCCTGTAACGAGGCAGCATTTGACCGTCCCTGTAACTCGAGCATCCAGCATAAGCCGTGCAGCTGTTGGATTTCTTTGCAAGGTAGATGACCCTGAAAAGGATGTCATCTACTTTACTATAGTTCGCTATGCGCTACCTTGGTCAGATGAGCCTCTCATAATGTCCATGGTAAAAATTGAAAGCTTCTCTTCTGAGACTAATGCGTGGACTACCATCAATCTCAAGCTAGATGTGCCTCTCAGAATGTGGTATGTAAATCGGATTCAATCAAAACCGGTTGGAGTCATCGATGGAGTATTTTGTTGGATTGACCATAGTGAAACGATTTTTTATTATGATAGTGTCAATAGGTGTTTCTGGGATTTGGAATTGCCCTTAGAGATGATGATCGGCGGAGACACTTGGTTTCTTGGAATATCAGATGGGGCTCTATATTATGCATTGTGTGACAAGGCAGAGATTACTGTGTGGTGCCTTGAGAGCAATATTCGTAGTCGAGATGCAGTATGGGTCCAGGAGATATGCTGCGAATTTAACCGATGCACTCCGAAATTGTTGTCCTGGTTTAGAAGCTTCTGGCTATAG